A genomic window from Salvelinus namaycush isolate Seneca chromosome 5, SaNama_1.0, whole genome shotgun sequence includes:
- the LOC120048198 gene encoding alpha-2Db adrenergic receptor-like, whose amino-acid sequence MDVAKFTTVTNTSQDTNTSSAPRPLPQTEVGSALIILVVTVIILVTIVGNALVIVAVLTSRALRAPQNLFLVSLACADILVATLVIPFSLANEVMGYWYFGSTWCAFYLALDVLFCTSSIVHLCAISLDRYWSVTKAVSYNLKRTPKRIKSMIAVVWVISAVISFPPLIMTKHDEHECLLNNETWYILSSCLVSFFAPGLIMILVYCKIYKVAKQRSSTVFVAKNGLERQPSQSETCFVRKERMEMESPSSQSSEDHHRQEELDYIDLEESCCASDNKPRNHRFSKRRKVEVSDCCPRQSCRLSWASARASQLFQDPQNATNATLVTQRHHLAAHRHHLAAVASKTKVAQMREKRFTFVLAVVMGVFVLCWFPFFFTYSLHAICRESCYIPGALFNAFFWIGYCNSSVNPIIYTIFNRDFRKAFKKIVCRTSKRTNTT is encoded by the coding sequence ATGGATGTAGCCAAGTTTACCACCGTTACCAATACCTCACAGGATACCAACACCTCGAGCGCCCCAAGACCTCTCCCGCAAACGGAGGTGGGCTCCGCGCTCATAATCCTTGTGGTCACCGTGATCATTCTGGTCACCATCGTCGGTAACGCGCTGGTCATCGTGGCCGTGCTCACCAGCCGGGCTCTGCGCGCCCCCCAGAACCTTTTCCTGGTGTCCCTGGCGTGTGCAGACATCCTCGTGGCGACACTGGTCATCCCGTTCTCCCTTGCCAATGAGGTCATGGGTTACTGGTACTTTGGGAGCACCTGGTGCGCCTTTTATCTGGCACTGGACGTCCTCTTCTGCACCTCCTCCATAGTCCACCTGTGCGCCATCAGTCTGGACCGCTACTGGTCAGTCACCAAGGCCGTGAGCTACAACCTGAAGCGGACCCCCAAGCGAATCAAGTCCATGATAGCCGTGGTGTGGGTCATCTCCGCCGTCATCTCCTTCCCACCTCTCATCATGACCAAGCACGACGAGCATGAGTGTCTGTTAAACAACGAGACCTGGTACATCCTATCTTCTTGCCTCGTGTCCTTCTTCGCCCCGGGCCTCATCATGATCCTGGTGTACTGTAAGATCTATAAAGTGGCCAAGCAGCGCTCCTCCACTGTGTTCGTAGCTAAGAACGGCCTGGAGAGGCAGCCCTCTCAGTCGGAGACGTGCTTCGTGAGGAAGGAGCGGATGGAGATGGAGAGCCCCAGTAGCCAGAGCTCCGAGGACCACCACAGGCAGGAGGAGCTGGATTATATCGACTTAGAGGAGAGCTGCTGTGCGTCGGACAACAAACCACGGAACCACCGATTCTCCAAGCGTAGGAAGGTGGAGGTCTCGGACTGCTGCCCGCGACAGAGCTGCCGCCTCTCCTGGGCCTCAGCGCGCGCCTCACAGCTCTTCCAAGACCCCCAAAACGCCACCAACGCGACCCTGGTGACCCAGCGACATCACCTCGCGGCCCATCGGCATCACCTCGCTGCGGTTGCGTCCAAGACCAAAGTGGCCCAGATGCGCGAGAAGCGCTTCACGTTCGTGCTGGCCGTGGTGATGGGGGTGTTCGTGCTCTGCTGGTTCCCTTTCTTTTTCACATACAGCCTGCACGCGATCTGCAGGGAGAGCTGCTACATACCCGGCGCGCTCTTCAACGCCTTCTTCTGGATTGGCTACTGTAACAGCTCAGTGAACCCTATCATATATACAATTTTCAACAGGGATTTCCGTAAAGCCTTTAAGAAAATCGTATGCCGGACTTCAAAACGCACTAATACCACTTGA